GGTGAGTTCCACGGCCGCGCGGACGGACTCCACGACGGACACGTCGAGCCCTTCCAGGCAGGCGACCCGCTCGCGCAGGGAGGCGGCGAAGTCGATCTCGCCCCGCATGGCCCGCTCGGTGACGGCGGCGACCTCGGTCTCGCGGCCGGCGTGGGCGGCGAGGAGTTCGATGACCTCCTGCTGGATGAGCGTCGAGTCGACGTCCATGACGACGAGGCGGCGGCCCATACGCGCCAGCCCGGCGGGGGAGACGGCCGCGTCCAGACCGTGCCGGCCGGCCTCGACGGCCAGGGTGCGGCGCAGGGCCAGGACGTCGGCGGGACTGCCGTGGGTGGAGACGTCGAGTTCGACGCTCGTGACGGGTTCGGCCGACATGCGCCGGATGCGGTCGACGTTCGCGCCGGCCTGGGCCAGGACCGTCGTGACGCGGGCCACGGCCGCGGGCAGCAGCGGGGCGCCGAGCAGGGTGACGTGCAACCGACGGGGGCGGTCGACGACCGGCTCCTGCGGTGCGGTGCAGCGGATCTCCAGACCCTCCAGGTCCAGCGCCGCGACGGTGGCCCGCACGGCGTCGCCGTGGGTCGTCAGCACCGACAGCGTCAGCACCCCGCCGACGACGACCTGCTCGACGTCGAGCACGTGGGCGCCGGTGGGTTCCAGGGCGGCGAACAACGCCGAGGTGACCCCGGGACGGTCCGGCCCCGTGACGGTGACGAGCACGGGATCCGGGGCGGTGGTGTCCGAGGGCGGCGTGGGCACGCCCGGAACCCTACCGGGAGGGTTCCGGGCGCCGCCTCGCTGCGGGTGGGGTCAGGCGTTCTTGTCGTCGCGCCAGGCGAGCAGGTCGGCCAGGACGGCGGTGTCGTAGTCCGGGCCGCCGACGCCGATGGTGAACAGCCGGGCGCCGGCCGCGAACATCGTCTCGGCGTCCTGCACGGTCTCCACGCCCACGGAGCGCTCGATCTCGCCGGGGTCGCGGCCGATCTCGGCGCAGCGCTCGTCGAGGACGGCGGACTTGCGGGTGAACGTCTCGACGTCACCGAAGGTGTGCCAGATGTCGGCGTGCTTGGCGACGAGGCGCAACGTCTTCTTCTCCCCGCCGCCGCCGATGAGGACGGGGATCTTGCGGGTGGGGGCGGGGTTGAGCGCGCCCAGCCGGGACTCGATGCGCGGCAGGTCGTCGCGCAGCTTGTCGAGGCGGCCGCCGGCGGTGCCGAACTCGTAGCCGTACTCGTCGTAGTCCTTCTCGAACCAGCCCGAGCCGATGCCCAGGACGAGGCGGCCGGTCCCCGCGTCGTGCGCGGAGATGTGGTCCACGGTGCGGGCCATGTCCGCGAGCAGTTCGGGGTTGCGGTAGGAGTTGCACGAGACCAGTGCGCCGATCTCGATGCGGCTGGTGGCCTCGGCCCAGGCGGCGAGCATCGTCCAGCACTCGAAGTGCAGGCCCTCGGGTTCGCCGTACAGCGGGTAGAAGTGGTCCCAGTTGAACGCGATGTCCGCGCCCATCTCCTCCACCCTCGCGGCGGCGGCGCGGATCGCGGGGTACTGGGCGTGCTGGGGCTGCAGCTGGATCCCGATGCGGGCGGGCCGGCTGTCGTCGCGGACCTCGGGGGTGGTGCTGGGGGTGGTGCTCACGAGATGGTCTGTCCCTTCCCGACGACGGTGATGCCCGAGGGGGTGACGTGGAAACCCCGGGCGCGGTCCTCCTCGGCGTCCACCCCGATGCGGGTGTCGTCGGGGATGGTGACGAACTTGTCGACGATGGCGCGCTGGACCACGGCGTGCCGGCCGACGGAGACGCCGTCCATGAGGACGGACTCCGACACGTGGGCCCAGGAGTCCAGGCGCACGTTGGGGGAGACGATCGACTTCTCCACCAGCGCACCGGAGACGACGGTCCCCTGGCTGATGATGGAGTTCACGGCGTGGCCGTAGGTGCCTTGCCAGCCGTGCACGAACTTCGCCGGCGGGTAGAAGTCCTGCGCCGCGACGATGGGCCACTCGTAGTTGTAGAGGTTGAAGACCGGCAGGACCGAGATGAGGTCCATCTGCGCCTCGAAGTAGGCGTCCAGGGTCCCGACGTCGCGCCAGTAGGCGCGGTCGCGGTCGGTGGCCCCGGGGACCTCGTTGTCCTTGAAGTCGTACACCGACGCCAGGCCCCGGCCGACGAAGTCCGGGACGATGTCCCCGCCCATGTCGTGCTTGGAGTCCTCCCGCTCGGCGTCGCGGGTGACGGCGTCGACGAGGGCGTCGGCGTCGAAGACGTAGTTGCCCATCGAGGCCAGGACCTCGTGCGGTGAGTCGTCCAGGCCCTGGGGGTTCTTCGGCTTCTCGAGGAACTCGGCGATGCGGGAGGAGCCCTGCTCGGTCTGGATGACCCCGAACTGGTCGGCCAGGGAGATGGGCTGGCGGATGGCGGCCACCGTGCACGGCGAGCCCGAGGCGATGTGGGCGTCGACCATCTGGGAGAAGTCCATGCGGTACACGTGGTCGGCGCCGACGACGACGACGATGTCGGGGCGCTCGTCGTGGATGAGGTTGAGGGACTGGTAGATGGCGTCGGCCGAGCCGAGGTACCAGCGCTGGCCCACGCGCTGCTGGGCCGGGACCGAGGCGATGTAGGAGCCGAAGAGGTTCGACATCCGCCAGTTCTGGGAGATGTGCCGGTCGAGGCTGTGCGACTTGTACTGGGTCAGCACGACGATCTTGCGGTAGGCGGCGTTGACGAGGTTCGACAGTGCGAAGTCGATGAGCCGGTAGGTGCCGCCGAAGGGCACGGCGGGTTTGGCCCGGTCGGCGGTGAGTGGCATGAGCCGCTTGCCCTCCCCGCCGGCGAGGACGATTGCGAGGACGTTCGGTGTGGCCACGAGGGGCAGACTAGGGCCCAGTACCCTGGCTTGCCCATCACTGGGCTCAACACGGCGGCTGAAGCGCTTCTGCGGCGCGGTTTCCGGGAAGGACGTGCGATGCGTGTCGACCTGCTCACCAAGGAGTACCCGCCGGAGATCTACGGCGGCGCAGGCGTCCACGTCGAGGAGCTGGTCCGCGCCCTGCGCGCCGTGCCGGACGGGCCGCAGGTGCAGGTGCGCTGCTTCGGTGCCCCGCGCACCGAGCCCGACGCGACGGCCTACCCCGAACCGGCGACGCTGGAGGGGGCCAACGCCGCCCTGCGCACCCTCGGGGTGGACCTGGCGATGGCCGCCGGCGCCGCCGGGGCCGACCTGGTCCACTCGCACACCTGGTACGCGAACATGGCCGGGCACCTGGCGTCCCTGCTGCACGGCGTCCCGCACGTCGTGACCGCGCACAGCCTGGAACCGTTGCGGCCGTGGAAGGCGGAGCAGCTCGGCGGCGGGTACCGGGTGTCCTCCTGGGCCGAGCGGACCGCCTTCGAGGCCGCGGCCGCCGTCGTCGCCGTGAGTGCCGGCATGCGGGCGGACATCCTGCGCTCCTACCCGGCGCTGGACCCCGCGCGCGTCCACGTCGTCCACAACGGCATCGACGCCGCGCAGTGGGAACGCGTCGAGGGCCGGGACCTGGTGCGGGCCAACGGCGTCGACCCCGACCGCCCCAGCGTCGTCTTCGTGGGGCGCATCACCCGGCAGAAGGGCCTGCCGCACCTGCTGCGCGCCGCCGTGCAGCTGCCGCCGGAGGTCCAGCTCGTCCTGTGCGCCGGCGCTCCGGACACCCCCGAGATCGCCGCCGAGGTCGCCGGGCTCGTCGAGGAGCTGCAGCGCACCCGCGACGGGGTGGTGTGGCTTGAGCGCCACCTCTCGCGGGCCGAACTGCTCGAGCACCTCTCGCAGGCCACCGTGTTCGTCTGCCCGTCGGTGTACGAACCCCTCGGCATCGTCAACCTCGAGGCCATGGCCTGCGGCGCGGCGGTCGTCGGCACCGCGACCGGCGGCATCCCCGAGGTCGTCGAGGACGGCGTCACCGGCTGGCTCGTGCCCATCGAGCAGGTCACCGACGGCACCGGCGCCCCCGTCGACCCCGACCGCTTCGTCGCCGACCTGGCCGCCACCCTCACCGAGGCCGTGTCCGACCCTGACCGGGCGCGCGCGTTCGGCGCCGCGGGCCGCACCCGCGCGGTCGAGCAGTTCTCCTGGGACGCCATCGCCGAGCGGACGCTGGAGGTCTACCGCTCGGTCGTGTGACCGGCCCGTCCCAGGGCGGCGATCGGCCGTCGTGATGGGCTCATGTGACCCGCGGTGAGGTGGGGGCGGGCGGTACCGCTGGACGGGTGACCCTCCGACGGGTGGCTGTTGCGGTACCCGTTCACCCCCGATGACCTCCACGTCGTCGGGACCACCGGGGTCCTGGCCGTGAGGCCGGAGGCCCCCATGTCCCTGTTCCGCAACCTGCCCGTGGCGCGCAAGCTCGCCGTGGCCTTCGGTGTCGTCGGCCTCCTGCTGGCCGTCGTCGTCGGCGTGGGTCTGCTCCGGCTCGGCACGGCCCAGGAGAACCTGCGGACGCTGTCGAGCTCCGGAGTGGCCTCGGTCGACGCGGTGGGCACCCTGCGCTCGGACTTCCTGCAGGTCCGCGCCGACGTCCTGAGCCTGGCCCTCGTCCCCGACGAGGCCGGGATGGCGGCCGCCAAGACCCAGCTGGCCAAGGACGACCAGACCCTGACCGACGCCTGGACGTCCTACCTCGCGACGTCGCCGGCCGCCTCGGCCGCGCAGCAGGAGACCTACACCGACCGCCTCGCCGCCTACCTCGCCGTCCGCGCCCAGCTCGAGACCCTCGCGGAGGCCAACGACACCACCGGCTTCATCACCTACCGCACCGCGACGGTGAACCCGGCCGCCCAGGCGCTCTCCGCCGCCGTCGACGACCTCGCCGCGACCGAGAAGGCGGCCGCGGCGACGATGGCCACCGACGGCGCCGCCGCCTACCGCCAGGCCGTCCTGGTCCTGTCCGGCCTGGGGGCCCTGGCCCTGCTCGTCGCCGTCGTCTCCGCCGTCGCCGTCAGCCGCTCCATCGCCCGGCCGCTCGCGCAGACCCTCGTGGTCGTCGAGGGGCTCGCGCAGGGCCGTCTGGACCTGCGGGTGGAGCACGCCTCCCGCGACGAGGTGGGTCGCCTCGCGGCCGCGACGAACACCTCGGTCGAGCGGCTGGGCGCGGTCGTGTCGCAGATCTCCGACAACGCCACCTCCCTCGCCGGCTCCAGCGAGGAGCTGACGGCCGTGGCCACGCAGCTGTCCGGCGGGGCGGCGGAGTCCGCGGCGCAGTCGCAGGTCGTCTCCGCGGCCACCGAGGAGATCGCCGCCAACATCGGCACCGTCGCCGCCGCCGGGGAGGAGATGACCGCCGCCATCCGCGAGATCGCCGCCTCCACGGCCGACGCCTCCGCGACGGCGGCCACGGCCGTGAGCGCCGCCCAGGACGCCGGGGAGACGATCGAGCGGCTGGGCCGCTCCAGCCGGGAGATCGGTGACGTCGTCAAGCTCATCACCTCCATCGCCGAGCAGACCAACCTGCTCGCGCTGAACGCGACCATCGAAGCGGCGCGCGCCGGGGAGATGGGCAAGGGCTTCGCCGTCGTCGCCGGTGAGGTCAAGGAACTGGCTCAGCAGACCGCCCGCGCCACCGAGGAGATCGTCGCCAAGGTGGAGGCCACCCAGGCCGACGCCAGCGCCGCCACCGAGGTCATCGCCCAGATCGGCGAGGTCATCGCCCGCATCGACGGCCTGCAGGCCACCATCGCCGCGGCCGTGGAGGAGCAGTCGGCCACCACCAGCGAGATGGTCCGCAACGTCACCGAGGTCTCCGGCGGGTCCGCCGAGATCGCGGTGAACATCTCCGGCATCGCGGCCGCCGCCGAGCAGACGACGACCAGCGCCGGTCACACCGCGGCGACCGCCGAGGAGGTCTCGCGGGCGGCCGCGCAGCTGCGCACCCTCGTCGGGACCTTCACCCTGCGCTGAGCCCTCGGCGGCGGGCCACCAGGTCCGCCGCCGCGTCCGGCCACGTCGGGTGGGCGAAGGCGAACCCCGCCTCCAGCAGCCGACCCGGCACCACCCTCCGGCTCTTCAGCAGCAGCTCGGCATCGGTCCGCAGGGCCAGCGCCCCGGCGCGCGCCATCCACCGGCTCGCGGGCAGCCCCACCGGCCGTCCCCACGTCCGGCGCAGCACCCGCATGGTCTCGGCCTGCGTCAGCGGGTGCGGCGCCGCCAGGTTCACCGGACCCGACAGCTCCGGGTGCTCCAGCAGGAAGTCCAGGGCGCGCACCACGTCGTCGCCGTGGATCCACGACACGTACTGCCCGCCCCCGGCGACCGGTCCGCCCAGCCCGAGCCGCGCCATCGTGGACAGCACGTCGAACACCCCGCCCCGGTCCGGGGTCATGACCATCGCGGCCCGCAGCGCCACCTTCCGGGTCGCCGGCGTCGGAGCCTGCTCCAGCTCCTGCTCCCAGCGGCGGGCGATGCGGACGCTGTACTCCCAGTACAGCGGGACGTGCGGTTCGTCCCCGCCGATCTCGCCGTCCTCGTCGTGGGCGGCGCCGCGGGTGTCGGCGTAGATCGTGGCGGTGCTCATCTGCAGCCACGTCGCCGGCGGCCGGGACGCCGCCGCGACCGCCCGACCCAGCACCCGCGTGGAGTCCACCCGCGAGTCCATCATCTGCCGCAGGTTCGCGTCGGTGTACCGGCAGTTCACCGTCCGGCCGGCGAGGTTGACGACCGCGTCGGCCCCCTCGAGCTCGCCGGCCCACGCACCCAGCGTGCGACCGTCCCAGACCGCATGCCGCACATCGGGTTCGAGCTGCTCAGGACGGCGGGACAGCACGACGACGTCGTCACCGCGTGCCGCGTACGTCCGGCGCAGCAGCGCCCCGACCTGACCCGTGCCCCCCGGCAGGACGATCTTCACCCGCCCGACGGTAACCGTCCCGCACCCCGCCCCGGGCGACGGGTGTGCCGGAGCGGGTGCGAGGCTGCGGCGGTGGAGCCGCACACGCAGTCCCGGGTGCTGGCCGTCGAACCGGTCCTGCCCGCCCACCGCCACGAGCAGGCCGAGATCGCGGCCGAGCTCGCCCCCCTGCTCACCGAACCCGGGACGCGCCGCACGCTGCTGCACCGGTTGCACGACAACGCCGGCGTCCGCACCCGCCACCTGGCGCTGCCGCTGCGCGAGTACGCCGACCTCGCCCGGCGCCCCGACGCCTTCGACGCCGCCAACGCCGTCTTCGCCCAGGTCGGGCTCGACCTGGCCGAGCAGGCCGTCAAGGGGGCGCTCGCGAGCGCGGGCCTCGCGCCCGAGGACGTCGACGTCCTGCTGTTCACGACCGTCACCGGGGTGGCGGCACCCTCCCTCGACGCGCTGCTCGTGGACCGGGTGGGTCTGCGCCGCGACGTCGTGCGCTGGCCGGGGTTCGGCCTGGGCTGCGTGGCCGGCGCGGCCGGCATCTCCCGCCTGGAGGACCACCTCGCCGGCCACCCCGGTCAGGTGGGGCTGCTGGTCAGCGTCGAACTGTGCTCCCTGACGTTGCAGCCCACCGACACCTCCGTCGCCAACCTCGTCGCCAGCGGCCTGTTCGGCGACGGCGCCAGCGCCGTCGTGGTCGCCGGCCCGGAACGCGCGGCCGACCGCCCGGGGTGGGCCGTCCTCGACCACACCTCCCGGCTGCTGCCGGGATCGGCCGACGCACTGGGCTGGCAGGTCGGTGCCCGGGGCCTGCGGATCGTGCTGTCCGCGCAGCTGCCCGAGGTCCTGCACCGGCACGTGGGGGCCGACGTCGCCGCCTTCCTCGCCGGCCGGAGCGTCGACCGCTGGGTGGTGCACCCCGGGGGTCCGAAGGTGCTCGACGCCGTCGCCGACGCGCTCGACCTCGCGCCCGACGCGCTCGCCACCTCCCGGCAGGTCCTGGCCGACGTGGGGAACCTGTCGAGCTCGGCCGTCCTGCACGTCCTGGCCCGCACCGCCGCTCGGCCGGGGGAACGGGTGCTGCTGCTCGGCGTCGGCCCGGGGGTCAGCACCGAGACCGTCTTGCTGGAACGCGTGGGGGAGCCGTCGTGAGCGTCCTGTTCGTGGTCCTGGTGCTGGCCACCGGGGTGGAACGGCTGGCTGAACTGGTCGTGTCCACCCGCAACGCGCGCTGGTCCTTCGAGCGCGGCGGGGTGGAGACGGGACGTGCCCACTTCCCGCCCATGGTGGCCCTGCACACCGGGCTGCTCGTGGCGTGCCTGGTCGAGGCCGGGCTCACCGACCGGTCCGCCCCGCCCGCGCTGGCCTGGCCGATGCTCGCGCTGGTCCTGGCCTCCCAGGGCCTGCGCTGGTGGTGCATCGCGACGCTGGGCCGCCGCTGGAACACGCGCGTCATCGTCGTGCCCGGCCTGCCGCTCGTGGCCCGCGGGCCCTACCGCTGGTTCACCCACCCCAACTACGTGGCCGTCGTCGTGGAGGGTTTCGCGCTCCCGCTGGTCGGTGCCTGCTGGTGGACCGCCGCCGGGTTCACCGTCCTGAACGCGGTGCTGCTGCTGCGGTTCCGGCTGCCGGCCGAGAACCGGGCGCTCGCGGCCCTGCCACCTGCAGCGACAGCACCGCAGCGCTGAGGCACAGGACGCCGCCGACCCAGAACGCGCTGTCGTAGGCGCCGGTGCCGTCGCGCAGGACCCCGGCGACGAAGGCCATGACGGCGGCGCCCACCTGGTGCGAGGCGAACACCCACCCGAACACCACCGGCCCGGCGAGCCCGAAGTGCTGGCGGGCCAACGCGATCGTCGGGGGGACGGTGGCGATCCAGTCCAGCCCGTAGAACACGACGAACACCCACGTCGCCGGTTGCACGTCCGGGGCCAGCAACCCCGGCAGCAGCAGCAACGACACCCCGCGCAGCGCGTAGTACCCCAGCAGCAGCCAGCGCGGGTCGACCCGGTCGGTCAGCCACCCGGACGCGATGGTGCCGGCGACGTCGAACAACCCGACGAGCGCCAGCAGCGAGGCCGCCGTCGTGGGCGGCATGCCGTGGTCGTGGGCGGCGGCGACGAAGTGCGTCCCGACGAGCCCGTTCGTCGTGGCCCCGCAGACGGCGAACCCGGCGGCCAGGAACCAGAACGCGCGGTGCCGCACCGCCAGCCGCAGGGCGCCGAGCGCGCCCAGGGGCCGGACCGGTCCGGCTTCGAGCAGCGCCCCGCCGTAGGGCTCGACGCCGCGGTCGGCGGGGTGCTCGTGCAACCGCAGCAGGACCAGGGGCACGACGGCCGCCGCCACCGCCGCGATCACCAGGCACGGGGTCCGCCAGCCGTGGTCGCGCGCGAGCGTCGCCACCAGCGGCAGGAACACCAGCTGCCCGGCGGAGGCGGCCGCGGCCAGGACGCCGGTGACCAGGCCCCGGCGCGCGGTGAACCAGCGGCCCACGACCGTCGCCGCGAGGGACATCGCCATCGACCCCGTGCCCAGGCCGACCAGCACGCCCCACGTGGCGACCAGCTGCCAGCGGGCGGTGACGAACGCCGACCCGGCCGAGCCGGCCGCCACCAGCAGCAGCGCCACGGCCACGACCCGCTGCACCCCGAAGCGCTGCATGAGGGCGGCCGCGAACGGGGCCATGAGCCCGTAGAGGACGAGGTTGACGCTGACGGCGGCCGACACGCTCGCCGTCGACCACCCGAACTCCGCGCGCACCGGGTCCAGCAGCGTCGCCGGCACGGACCGGAACGCCCCCGCCGCCAGCAGCGTCGCGAACGTCACCGCCGCGACGGCCCAGGCCGGGTGCAGTCGGCGGGTGCGCGTCGGCGGGACGGTGCGGGGGCTGGCGCTCACGGGCTCATCGTGGCGGACACCCCGCCCCGTCCGGCAGCGCCGCGACGGTCACGTTCCGTCCGGATCCCGCCATCGACGGGGCGCGTGGGCGGTCACCGCCCGCGGGGGGTGACCCAGGGCTCTGTCGTGGCGAGCACCGAGCCCAGGACGGTCCGCCACGGCACGACCACGACGACGGGGACCGCCCACGCGCAGGCGAACGCCATCGCCGCGAGCCCGTCGGTCGTGCCACCCTGCACCCACAGCGGCACCGCCACGCTGAGCAGCCAGACCGCCTTCCAGAGGACCTCGAACCGAGCAGCGGGAGCATCCGCACCGGGGTGAGGAACCCCACGACCGCGAGCAGCTGGACGGCGCACAGGACGGCGTCGACGACACCGGCCTCCAGGGGCCGTTGCGGAGCGGCGGCCAGCAGCCGGGGCCGGGCCGTCAGGCCCAGTCCCACCGCGAGCAGCAGGTAGCAGCCGCGCAGGAGGTTGCGCCGCAGGGGGGACACGTCCAGCAGGGTGGTGGGCGCCGGGGGAACCGCCGTCATCATGGTCATCGGACCAGCGTGGTCGCCGACCGTCCGCCGGACCATGACCGTCGGAGTCAGGTGGGGTGACCCTGCGGGTCACGACCCGGGACCGGCAGCGGCGGTGAGTGCGGGAGGCGGAGCGGTGCACGAGGAACGACGCGACCGCGGCAGCGTCGCCGCCGGTGTGGTGAGCGGGGCGCTGCGGTACGCCCGTTCCCGGGGCGCCGACGCGGACACCCTGGCCACCGCGGCCGCCACCACCGAGCAGCTCCTCGCCGACCCCGATGCCCGGGTGCCGCTGGCCTCCCACCTGCGCCTGCTGCGCGCAGCGGCCGCCGAGCTGCGGGACCCGGCCTTCGCCCTGCACCTCGGAGCCGACGTCGGGATGGCCGAGGTGTCCGTGCTCGGCCTGGTCATGGAGGCCTCCGCGACGATGGGGGAGGCCCTGGTCCCGCTGCAGCGCTACGGCGCCCTGGCGCTGCAGGCCTACCCCGCTGCAGCCGGCGGTCCGCCCTTCGAGGCCGAGCACGACGGTGACCGGCTGCTGCTCGTCGACCGGCGTCCGGGCGGGACGGAACCGGAGCTGGTGGAGGAAGCCGTCGCCCGGCTGGTGTGCGGCCCGCGCCGGTTCCTCGCCGCACCGCACGTGCTCGCGGTCGACGTCCCCCACCCGCGGCCCGGCCACGGTGCGGAGTACGAGCGGGTGCTGGGGTGCCCTGTGCGCTTCGACACCGGCCGCACCGCCCTGACAGCTGCACCCGCAGGTGGCGAGCTGGCCGGTCGCGCAGCACCCGCGCTACGTGTCCGGTGTGCTGCAGGAGCGGGGGAGGCGCTGCTCTCGACGTTGTCGTCCAGCCCGGCCGCGGGGCCCGCCAGGTGCCGGGAGCAGGTGGAGGACGTGCTGCGAGCGGTCGTCCACCAGGGGGATCCGGGCGCCGACGCGGTGGCGGCGCGCCTGCGGTGCAGCCGGTCGACACTGTTCCGGCGGCTGCGGGAGGAGGGGACGAGCTACCGGCAGGTGCTGGACGACCTGCGGCGGGAACTCGCGACGTCGTACCTGCAGGCCGGTCGGGTGTCGGTGGCCGAGGTGGCCTACCTGGTGGGTTTCTTCGAGGCGGCTGCGTTCACGAGGACGTTCCGCCGCTGGACCGGGACGACACCGGGCGCCTACCGGGCCCTGGCCCGACGGGGGTGAGCGGCCATGGAACTCCGCGCGCGGGGCCCGGCTGCCCCCGGGAGCGGGCGTGGTCCTCGCGTCGGTGACGCGGCACCGACCGGAGCGGCGAACGGCGAGGGACCTGCGTGGTCGGGATCGGCGTGCGAGCCGCGCCCGGGCGGGTGCCGGAGCCGGTCGAGTCCCCGCTGACGGGGACGAGGCGACGTCGGACGGGACCAGGAGCCGGGGTTCGTCGTCGTCCGTGCAAGGGGCCCCGCGGCCTGCTCCGGCGCAGTAGTTTCGCAGGGTGCTGGACACCGTGGTCGTCCCCGATGCCTCCGTCCCGGCCTCGTGGCGGGGATGGGCCGGGTTCCGGGTCGTCCTGCTGACCTTCACTCCGCTGATCCTGCTGGCCACGGTGCTGTGGGGTGAGCACGCGGCGACCCTCGGCGACCTGCAGGACGACGTCGCGAGGGGCCAGGTCTCCCGGGTGCAGGTCGTCGGCGGGCTGGACCGCGGATCGAGCGGCACCGCCGCGCAGGGGGTGCGGTGGAGTTCGGGGTGGAGTTCGGGGTGGCACCACGCGCAGGTGCAACTGACGGTGGGTGTTCCGCAGCCGACCACCACCGTGACCGACGACCACGGCTCGCCCCTGCCGGTCACGGACCGGGACGCCGGTGAGTTGGTGCACGGCTGGGACCCGCAGGTGCGAGTGGATCGGGCGAGGTACGTCTCCGGCGTCTCCTACTCCGCCACGGTGCTGGGTGTACAGGTGCCCGGGTGGGTCGGGGTCCTCGTGCTGGTGCAGTGGCTGGGGGCGCTGTTCCTGCTCGTCCACGGTGCTGAGCCGCGGTGGGTCAGCAGGTGGGGGTGGTTCTGGTTGTCCGCCCTGCCGTTCGGGGTGACGGTGTTCCTGCTGTCGTCGGGGCCGTTGCCGGGGCGGCGCCCCGTCCCCCCGGGGCCGCGCCGGTGGGGAGGCGGGAAGGCGTTCGTCGTCTCGCTGCTGGTGGCCTCGGCGCTGGGAGGTTCTGGCGGGTTGTGGGGGAGTTCCGGTGGCCGAAGGCAGCGGCGGCGTCAGCGCGAGCCCGGTCGGCGCGGTCCTCGTCCAGCACGTCGACCGTCGAGCGCTGGTGCCACCGTCGGAGTCTCAAGGCGGTGTCGCCCGGAGGGCGGGCCGACTGCGATGTCGTGCGGCTTGCCTGTGCGGTGCTGCCAAGGTGAACGACAGTGCCTCGCGACGCCAAGCCGAGTGC
This genomic interval from Kineococcus endophyticus contains the following:
- the serB gene encoding phosphoserine phosphatase SerB translates to MPTPPSDTTAPDPVLVTVTGPDRPGVTSALFAALEPTGAHVLDVEQVVVGGVLTLSVLTTHGDAVRATVAALDLEGLEIRCTAPQEPVVDRPRRLHVTLLGAPLLPAAVARVTTVLAQAGANVDRIRRMSAEPVTSVELDVSTHGSPADVLALRRTLAVEAGRHGLDAAVSPAGLARMGRRLVVMDVDSTLIQQEVIELLAAHAGRETEVAAVTERAMRGEIDFAASLRERVACLEGLDVSVVESVRAAVELTPGARTLCRTLHRLGFTLALVSGGFLEVVGPLAADLGIAHVRANRLQVVHGRFTGRVLGPVVDRAAKATALREFAAAEGLPLHRTVAIGDGANDLDMIGAAGLGIAFNAKPVVREQADAALNVPYLDAVLPLLGITREDVEDADLADEVLGRG
- a CDS encoding LLM class F420-dependent oxidoreductase; amino-acid sequence: MSTTPSTTPEVRDDSRPARIGIQLQPQHAQYPAIRAAAARVEEMGADIAFNWDHFYPLYGEPEGLHFECWTMLAAWAEATSRIEIGALVSCNSYRNPELLADMARTVDHISAHDAGTGRLVLGIGSGWFEKDYDEYGYEFGTAGGRLDKLRDDLPRIESRLGALNPAPTRKIPVLIGGGGEKKTLRLVAKHADIWHTFGDVETFTRKSAVLDERCAEIGRDPGEIERSVGVETVQDAETMFAAGARLFTIGVGGPDYDTAVLADLLAWRDDKNA
- the glgC gene encoding glucose-1-phosphate adenylyltransferase; the protein is MPLVATPNVLAIVLAGGEGKRLMPLTADRAKPAVPFGGTYRLIDFALSNLVNAAYRKIVVLTQYKSHSLDRHISQNWRMSNLFGSYIASVPAQQRVGQRWYLGSADAIYQSLNLIHDERPDIVVVVGADHVYRMDFSQMVDAHIASGSPCTVAAIRQPISLADQFGVIQTEQGSSRIAEFLEKPKNPQGLDDSPHEVLASMGNYVFDADALVDAVTRDAEREDSKHDMGGDIVPDFVGRGLASVYDFKDNEVPGATDRDRAYWRDVGTLDAYFEAQMDLISVLPVFNLYNYEWPIVAAQDFYPPAKFVHGWQGTYGHAVNSIISQGTVVSGALVEKSIVSPNVRLDSWAHVSESVLMDGVSVGRHAVVQRAIVDKFVTIPDDTRIGVDAEEDRARGFHVTPSGITVVGKGQTIS
- the glgA gene encoding glycogen synthase, which encodes MRVDLLTKEYPPEIYGGAGVHVEELVRALRAVPDGPQVQVRCFGAPRTEPDATAYPEPATLEGANAALRTLGVDLAMAAGAAGADLVHSHTWYANMAGHLASLLHGVPHVVTAHSLEPLRPWKAEQLGGGYRVSSWAERTAFEAAAAVVAVSAGMRADILRSYPALDPARVHVVHNGIDAAQWERVEGRDLVRANGVDPDRPSVVFVGRITRQKGLPHLLRAAVQLPPEVQLVLCAGAPDTPEIAAEVAGLVEELQRTRDGVVWLERHLSRAELLEHLSQATVFVCPSVYEPLGIVNLEAMACGAAVVGTATGGIPEVVEDGVTGWLVPIEQVTDGTGAPVDPDRFVADLAATLTEAVSDPDRARAFGAAGRTRAVEQFSWDAIAERTLEVYRSVV
- a CDS encoding methyl-accepting chemotaxis protein — protein: MRYPFTPDDLHVVGTTGVLAVRPEAPMSLFRNLPVARKLAVAFGVVGLLLAVVVGVGLLRLGTAQENLRTLSSSGVASVDAVGTLRSDFLQVRADVLSLALVPDEAGMAAAKTQLAKDDQTLTDAWTSYLATSPAASAAQQETYTDRLAAYLAVRAQLETLAEANDTTGFITYRTATVNPAAQALSAAVDDLAATEKAAAATMATDGAAAYRQAVLVLSGLGALALLVAVVSAVAVSRSIARPLAQTLVVVEGLAQGRLDLRVEHASRDEVGRLAAATNTSVERLGAVVSQISDNATSLAGSSEELTAVATQLSGGAAESAAQSQVVSAATEEIAANIGTVAAAGEEMTAAIREIAASTADASATAATAVSAAQDAGETIERLGRSSREIGDVVKLITSIAEQTNLLALNATIEAARAGEMGKGFAVVAGEVKELAQQTARATEEIVAKVEATQADASAATEVIAQIGEVIARIDGLQATIAAAVEEQSATTSEMVRNVTEVSGGSAEIAVNISGIAAAAEQTTTSAGHTAATAEEVSRAAAQLRTLVGTFTLR
- a CDS encoding TIGR01777 family oxidoreductase, with amino-acid sequence MKIVLPGGTGQVGALLRRTYAARGDDVVVLSRRPEQLEPDVRHAVWDGRTLGAWAGELEGADAVVNLAGRTVNCRYTDANLRQMMDSRVDSTRVLGRAVAAASRPPATWLQMSTATIYADTRGAAHDEDGEIGGDEPHVPLYWEYSVRIARRWEQELEQAPTPATRKVALRAAMVMTPDRGGVFDVLSTMARLGLGGPVAGGGQYVSWIHGDDVVRALDFLLEHPELSGPVNLAAPHPLTQAETMRVLRRTWGRPVGLPASRWMARAGALALRTDAELLLKSRRVVPGRLLEAGFAFAHPTWPDAAADLVARRRGLSAG
- a CDS encoding type III polyketide synthase, with translation MEPHTQSRVLAVEPVLPAHRHEQAEIAAELAPLLTEPGTRRTLLHRLHDNAGVRTRHLALPLREYADLARRPDAFDAANAVFAQVGLDLAEQAVKGALASAGLAPEDVDVLLFTTVTGVAAPSLDALLVDRVGLRRDVVRWPGFGLGCVAGAAGISRLEDHLAGHPGQVGLLVSVELCSLTLQPTDTSVANLVASGLFGDGASAVVVAGPERAADRPGWAVLDHTSRLLPGSADALGWQVGARGLRIVLSAQLPEVLHRHVGADVAAFLAGRSVDRWVVHPGGPKVLDAVADALDLAPDALATSRQVLADVGNLSSSAVLHVLARTAARPGERVLLLGVGPGVSTETVLLERVGEPS
- a CDS encoding isoprenylcysteine carboxyl methyltransferase family protein — encoded protein: MSVLFVVLVLATGVERLAELVVSTRNARWSFERGGVETGRAHFPPMVALHTGLLVACLVEAGLTDRSAPPALAWPMLALVLASQGLRWWCIATLGRRWNTRVIVVPGLPLVARGPYRWFTHPNYVAVVVEGFALPLVGACWWTAAGFTVLNAVLLLRFRLPAENRALAALPPAATAPQR